The Amycolatopsis sp. QT-25 genomic sequence ATCACGCGAGATACGGCTGGAAACACGTGAGTTCCGCCGCCAAGCCCGAGATACTTGAAGGACCCCTTCCTCGCGTCTGACGCGAGGAAGGGGTCCTTCAGGTACTTTCACGTGCGCTATCCTCTTGCTCGACGGTGGGGGAATTGGGACACGCGACGTCCCAATTCCTCCATCGCCGTTCGATCCGGCCGCGAGCGTCAGCTGAAGCTGATGATCACCCCGCCACCGTTGCCGGCGGCGTCACCGAGACCGACGACGCAGGTGATGGCCTTGCAGTCCACCGCGCCGTAGCTGCTGCCGTCGGGCAGCACGCCGGTGAAGTTCTTCTGCACGGTGACCGAGGCCGAGATCTTCCCGGCCGCGTCAGCGACCAGCGACTGCTGCGAAGGGCTGCAAGGGAACTGCCCCGTCGCGTCCTGGGCGCACTCGCCGACGCGATAGGTACCGCCCGGCGTCAGGCCGGTTCCGACCACCTGGACCACCGCACCGTCCGAGAGTCCCGACGACGGCGTGACCGTGACGGCCGCCGCGGCGGAGGCACCAGGGGCGACGACGGCCAGCAGGCCGAGAGCGGCGATGGCGGAACCGGCGAACTTGGCGACAAGCTTTGCGGACACAGTAATCACTCCGATTCATTGACAGGGAATTTCCGACTTCACCAGGCGCGGGTTCCGTTACCCCCCGGCGTCCTGGTAACAACGTTACGATCACCGGACCTAGATCGTCAACGATTTCTTCGAGCAGTTTTCGAGTAGGCCGTAAGAAAAAAGGTGCAATAAACTCGCGCGCTTCGTGCGTAATTCACAGGCCGCGGGCAAGCCAGGAGAAGAAGGCGCGACGGCGCGCACGGGAACCTGATTCAGTGACCTCTGGGACCTCCGTGACCTCTGCGACCTCTGCGACCTCTTCCAGCTCCGATTTCCTGTTCGGTGGCGCACCGGAAAGGCACGCCGCCTATACCGCGCTGCGCGAAACCGGCCCGGTCCGGAGGATCATGCTTTCCTCCGGCACCAGCGGCTGGCTGGTCAGCGGTTACGCCGAAGTGCGCCAGGCCCTCGCGCATCCGGGGCTGAGCGGGCGCACCGGCGTCGTCGGCGACCGGCGCGGGTTGTCCGAGGACGTCCGGCTCGGCATGAACACGCATATGCTGAACCTCGATCCGCCGGATCACACCCGGCTCCGGAAGCTGGTGTCCGCCGCGTTCACCGTGCGCCGGATCGCCCAGTTGCGCCCCAGGATCGAAGCCATCACGGCGGAACTGCTCGACGCCGTGGCCGACCTCGACGAGGTCGACCTGATCAAGGCACTCGCCTTGCCGCTGCCGATCCGCGTCCTCACGGAGATGCTCGGCGTGCCCGAGGACGAGGCCGGCGCCTTCCACGGCTGGACCGAGATCCTCACCGCCAGTGCCCTCCCCGTCGACGAACTCGACGCGGCCGCCGCCGAAATGCTGCGCTATGTCAGGAAACTTCTCGCCGCGAAGCGTGAGAACCCCGGCACGGACCTGCTTTCGGCGCTCGTCACGGTGCACGACGGCGAAGACCGGCTGACCGAGCACGAGCTGACGTCGATGGTCTTCCTCCTGTTGATCGCCGGACACGAGACCACCGTGCACCTGATCGGCAACGCCACCCTCGCCCTGCTCGAGAACCCGGCGCAGCTCGCCGCGTTGCGCGCGGATCCGGACGGGATGCCCGCCGCGGTCGAGGAATTCCTGCGTTACGAGAGCCCGGTGCACGCGGCGATGCGGTACTCCACCGAGGAAGTCGAGCTCGGCGGCGTGACCATCCCGGCGGGCTCACTGGTCATCGTGTCGTTGCTGGCCGCGAACCGCGACCCCGCCCGTTTTCCCGGCGCCGACACTTTGGAACTCGGCCGCGCGGACAATCCGCAGCTCGCCTTCGGACACGGCATCCACCACTGTCTCGGCGCGCCGATGGCCCGGCTCGAAGGCGGGATCGCCCTCGCCGCCCTGCTCACGCGGTTCCCGGACCTGCGCGAGGCCGTGCCCGCGGAAAGCCTCCGCTGGCGCGTCAGCATGGTGATGCACGGCCTCGAAGCGCTTCCCGTCCGGCTTCGCTGACCCCTTGTCCTCAAAGGACGGTCGACCGGTGGACGCGGGCGGCAAACCCGCAGGCTGGGATAAGACGCGGCCGAAAGCGCGGTGCGACACTTTCGGAGACGATCACGAATTCGCGGTGCGTATCTCACGTCCGTGAGCCGCGTCATCTCCTATTCCTGGGAAGGGAGTAGAACGTGTCCCAAGACCTAGGCACCCCGGTCACGAGCACCCCACCGCGGGGCGCCGCCCCGCCCGCGCGGACGCCGAAGAAGAAGACCAAGACGGGGTTGTCCGCATCGGCGGCCAGACGCGTCGCCGTCCTGAGCGCGCTCGTCGCCGGCGTCGCCTACGGGTGGGGTATCGGCGGGAACGCCGCACACTACGCCTACGCCGCCGCGGTCCGCGGCATGTCTCAGAACTGGCACAACTTCCTTTACGGCGCCTACGATCCCGCCGGGTTCATGAGTGTCGACAAGGCACCCGGCGCGCTCTGGTTGCAGGCACTGTCCGTCCGTGTCTTCGGCTACGAGACGTGGGCGCTGCTGCTGCCCGGCGTCATCGCGGGCGGTGTCTCGGTGTACGTCCTGTTCGTGCTCGTGCGCCGCTGGGCCGGGCACGCGCCGGCGGCACTGGCGGCCGTCCTGCTCGCCGCGACGCCGATCACCGTCGCGGCCACCCGGGTCAACCTGCCCGACTCGACACTGATCTTGACGCTGCTCGTCGCGACCTACGCCTTCTGGCGGGCACTGGAGAAGGCGTCGCCGCGCTGGCTGCTGTTGACCGCCGTGCTCGTCGGCGTCGGCTTCCACATCAAACTCGCCATGGCGCTGGCCATCCTGCCGGTGCTCGGGATCGTCTACCTCGTCGCCGCGCCGGTCTCGGCGGGACGCCGGGTGCTGCACCTGCTCGGCGCCGGTGCGGTCACCGCCGCGGTTTCGTCGATCTGGATGCTCATCGTCTCGTTCACGCCCGCGGGCTCCCGCCCGTACATGGACGGCAGCACCTCGAACTCGGTGTGGCAGATGGTGTGGGCCTACAACCTCTTCGACCGCGCGGACGCCGCGAAGGCCGGGAACTCGGCCGAACTGCCCGTTCTGCCCGACGGCAAGGTCACGCCGGTCGACCAGGGCGGTGACACCGGGGTGTTCCGGCTGTTCAACGACCTGATCGGCGGCCAGATCTCGTGGCTGCTGCCGCTGGCGCTGCTGCTGCTCGTCGTCGGCCTGGTCGCCACGGGCCGCGCCCCGCGCACCGACAAGCAGCGCGCGGGCTGGCTGCTGTGGGGAGGCTGGCTCGTTCTCTTCGCCGGCGCGCTCAGCTTCTCGCAGAGCATCCACCCGTACTACACGAGCCTCCTGGCACCCGCCATCGCCGCGATCGGCGGCGTGGGCCTGCACCTCGCCTGGACGACCCGCCGTCACCCGTGGGTGCTGCCGGTCGGGCTCCTCGCCACCGGCGCCTGGGCGTTCGTGCTGATGAGCCGTTCCAGTGACTACGTGCCGTGGCTGCGGCCGGTCGTCGTGGCCGCCACCGTCCTCGCCGCGGTGCTGGTCCTCCTGCGCCGCACGGGGAAGTTCGCCGTCGTGACCGGGGCCGTGGCCGGGGTCGCGCTGCTGGCCGGGCCGGTCGCCTGGGCGGCACCGGCCTTCCACCCGCCGACGGATCCGCGCACGGCGATGTTCCAGAACTTCAACCCGCTCGCGGGGCCGGACCCGAACGCGCTCTCCACCGGCATCGACCTGACGAAGCTCATGGCCGGCGGCCCGAAGCCCGGCGCGGCCGGCGGACAGGCCATGCCGCTGCCACCGCCGATCATGTTCCAGATGATGCCCTCGGACGCCGACCGGAAGCTCCTCGGTTTCCTCCGGGCCAACGACCGCGGCGAGCGGTTCGACCTGGCGACCTTCGGCGGCACCGGCGCCTCGCCCTACATCCGGGCGGGCCTGTCCGTCATGCCGATGGGCGGCTTCGTCGGCACGATGCCGATGCCGACCGCCGCCGGTCTCGCGGAAGCCGTCCGAAGTGGACAGGTCAGGTTCGTGCTGTTCGGTGGATTCGCCTACGACAGCCCGACCGCGCTGGCCCGCAAGGACTGGGTGGTGCGCAACTGCACCCGGGTCCCGCCGCCCGCCTACACCGCGAACCCGTGGATGGGCTTCACCTCCGCCCTGTTCGACTGCAAACCGGGAGCGTGATGCCCGATGACGGCTGAACTCACCGCGGCACCCCGCCCAGCCACGGGAGGCCGCCGGACGGCGACCGTCGAGATCGTCATCCCGGTGCTCGACGAGGAACGTGCCCTGCACGGCTGCATCACCACGCTGAGCGCGTTCCTCGGCGACGGCTTCCCGTTCCCCTGGTCCATCACCATCGCCGACAACGGCAGCACCGACCGGACGTGGGAGATCGCCACCGAACTGGCCGAGCGGAACCCGCGCATCTCCGCGCGGCGGGTGCCGGTCCGCGGCCGGGGCGCGGCGATCAAGGCGACGTGGGGAGCCAGCACCGCCGACATCGTCGCCTACATGGACGTCGACCTGTCGACCGGGTTGGAGGGCCTGCTCCCCCTGATCGCGCCACTGGTCAGCGGGCACTGCGAGATCACCATCGGGACCCGGCTCGGCCGCGGCTCGCGGATCCGCCGCAGTCTCAAACGCGAGATCGTCTCCCGCACCTACAACGCGATCACGCGGCACGTGTTCGGGCTGCGCAGCACCGACACGTCCGCCGGCTTCAAGGCGGCCCGGCGCGACGCCGTGGTCGGCCTGCTGGAAGCGGTCGAGGACGACCACTGGTTCTTCGACACCGAGCTGCTGATGCTGGCCGAGCACAACGGCCTGCGGGTGCACGAGGTGCCGCTGGACTGGGTCGAGGACGTCGATTCGCGGGTCAAGGTCACGCAGACCGCGATGGGGAATCTGAAGGGCCTGGTCCGCGTGGGCCGGGCGATCGCCGCCGGTAAAGGACGGGTGAACGTGCCGGAGATCCCGCAGTTGCGCGCCACCCATCCCGACGCCGTGCTCGCCGAACCACGGGCCGCGACCTTGGCGAAATTCCTCGGGTTCGCGGTCATCGGTGTCATCTCGACAGTGCTCTACACACTCCTGTATCTGCCCTTGCGCGTGCCGCTGACACCGGCGGGGGCGAACCTGGTCGCGCTGGTGCTCGTCGGGGTGGCCAATACCGAGGCCAACCGGCGCTGGACGTTCAACCGCGGCGGCGGGCACCGGCTCGGGTTGCACGCCCGCGCCGCGATCCTGTTCGCCACCACGTATCTGCTGACCACGATGGCCGTGACCGGGCTGCACCTGATCGCCCCGGGTTCCGGGCCGATCGTCGAACTGCTCGTGCTCATCGTCGCCTACGGGCTGATGACGCTGCTGCGGTTCGTGGCCCTCGACCGCTGGGTCTTCGCCCGGCACCGGAAGGAGCGCCGGTGAAGACGGCGGACGTCACGCGCATCACCGAGATGGAGGACCGCCACTGGTGGTTCCGGGAGAAGCGGCACCTGCTCGCCGACGAGCTGAACCGGCTCGGCCCGCCCGGCCGCGCGCTCGACATCGGCGCGGCGGGCGGCGGCAACACGCGGGTGCTGCGCTCGCGAGGCTGGGACGTCGTCGCCACGGACTACGACGAGAACGCCGTCGAGATCGCCCGTTCACGCGGCCTCGACGCGATCCACGCCGACGCCCGTGACCTGCCCCTGCCGTCTTCGTCCTTCGATCTGGTGGTGGCGTTCGAAATCCTCGAGCACATCCAGGAGGACGACCAGGCCGCGGCGGAACTGTTCCGGGTGCTGCGGCCCGGCGGCTCCGCGCTGATCAGCGTCCCGTCCGGAATGGACCTGTGGTCGGCGCACGACGTCGCGGTGCACCACGTGCGCCGCTACGACCGGGCTTCGCTGCGGAAGGTCGTCGAGGACGCCGGCTTCGTCGTCGACGAGCTGTGGAGCTGGAACGTCCTACTCCGGCCAGTGGTGGCGCTGCGGCGGCGTTCGGCCCGCGGGAACGAACTGAACGAGCACACGCCCTGGCTGGTCAACCACGCCCTGACCGCGATCGTCACGGCGGAGCGGTACCTCCCGACGCGCTCGCGCCGGGGTGTCTCGCTGATCCTGAAGGCCCATAAGCCTTAGCGGTACATGAAGGCCCCCTTCCTTGCGCCTGGCGCAAGGAAGGGGGCCTTCATGTACCTGGTCGCCGAGGCCGCGTGGGTCGGTGAAGGGCACGCGCGTCAAGGCCCCTTCCCCCGGTTGAGCCGGGGGAAGGGGCCCTTGACGCGCTTGTGGAGCTAGGCGGCGCGGAGGCCGGCCGGGGGAACGTCCCAGGCGGTGCCGCGGTGCTCCAGGTACCAGTCCACCGTCTTCGTCATGCCTTCCTCCAGCGTGACCAGGGAGTCCGGCTCGATGCCGACGGAAAGCAGGGTCGAAACGTCGGCCGTGACCGGGGTGTTCGGTGTCTCACCCGGGCGCATGGGCAGGTCGGTGATGCCGACCCGCGGGTAGCCGCGCTGCTCGCACAGCTCGATGACGAGCTCCGCCACCTCGCGGATCGTGACCGAATCGGCAGGCCCGATCTCGACCGTGTGCTCCAGCACCCGTCCCTCGGCGGCGACCTCCAAAGAGGACACCAGGGTGCGGGCGACGTCGCCGACCCACACCATGTCCGAGATCTGCCGCCCACCGCCGTAGAGCTCCACCGGGATGCCGGACAGTGCCCGGCAGACCAGCGCGGGGGTGATCTTGCGGACCTTCCCCGCGGCGAACGGCGGCGCGGCCTTCTGGCGCGGGCCGTAGGCGTTGACCGCGCGGACGCAGTTCACGCGGGTGCCGCGGTCGGCGTTGAACATGCGGACGAACCGCTCGACCGTGGTCTTCGAGATCGAGTAGCTGTTGTTCATCCAGTGGTTGCCGACGCAGATGTACACGCCGGGCAGGTCGTACTGGGCGACGGCCTCGAGGAAGTTCAGGCCGCCCATGACGTTGGTCTCCACCGCGGGGCGCGGATTGGTGATCGTCTCCTGGGTGCCCAGCACGGCGGCCAGATGGATGATCCCGTCGCAATGCGCGGCGAGTTCGGTCAGCGCCGTCGCGTCACGGATGTCGCCCAGCATGACCTCCCACGGCCCGCCGTCCCCCTCGCCACGATGGTCGAACACGACCGGCGTGTGCCCTCGCGCGGCGAGTTCCTCGCAGACGTACTGCCCGATGAACCCGGTGCCACCGGTAACACCAACCTTCATTTTAGCCACCTTTGCCCGATAGGCTGGGAATTCCAGGACTTTTTCCTTTTCGCAGAATCCCATCGGCGGGTTCGCCGGGACGCCTCCAATACTGCCCCGAAAGGCAGTATCGGAAGGCGGGATTCAGCCGAGGAAGTTCTTCAGCGCGCCGACGACCTGAGCGGGCTGTTCCTCGGAAAGGTAATGTCCGGCCCCGGCGATCTTGACCACCCGCGGATCGGCCGCCTTGGCGGGCAGCACCTGGGTGAAGTACTGGTGATTGAACTCACCCGCGAGGCCGAGCACCGGCATGGTCAGCTTCCCGTACGACGACCCGGCCGCGATGTCCTGGGCGAGCGTCCGGTACCAACCGTTGCCCGCCCGGACGGCCTCCCGTGTGTGGTAGGCCCGCGCGTAGACGTTCCGGTCGAAGTCGCTGACCGCCGACGGCGCCACCGAGAGCTGGTCGATCATCGCGTCCACCAGATACCGCGAGCGACCGGAGACGAGCTGCTCCGGCAGGCCTTGCAACTGGTTGAACGTCCACCACCACGGGGAGAACTGGCCGGGCCCACTGGGCAGCAACGGCAGCTGGTAAAGGCTCTTGTCGGGCGCGACCACGTCCATCAGCGCCAGTTTCCCGACCGCCTGCGGGTACTTGATCCCGTAGCTGTGCGCGACCATCGCGCCGATGTCGTGGCCGACCAGATCCGCCTTGGCGTACCCGAGCTCGGCGAGCAACGCGTGGATGTCGGCGGCCATCGTCTCCTTGTCGTAGCCCGCCTGCGGCTTCGACGATCCGCCCATCCCCCGCAGGTCGACGGCGATCACCCGGTGGTTCGCGGCCAGCGCCGGCATCACCTTGTGGAACGCCCACCACGTCTGCGGCCAGCCCGGCAGCAGCACCACCGGACTGCCGGAACCACCGGCGACATAATGCAGCCGGACGCCGTTGACGTCGGCGTGGGAGCTGGTGAACCCGCCCTGCAGCGACCGGGCGAGCGCCGCGTCGGAATGTCTCCAGCTCGTATTCGCGGAGCTTCCCGCCGCCGCGCCCCCCAGCAGTATCACCGCCGCGACCGCGGCCAGCGCGATCATGACCTTCTTGAATCTGCTCATGAATTCTTCTCCCACCGCCAGGGAAATGGTCATCGACACATCAATGATCAGCCGCGTTGGCCGAAAAACACATCTCGATTGTTGCGGAGGAGAGAAAAACTCACGAACCCCGGTGCCGGATCAGCGGATTCGCGTGATTGAACGGACGACACGCGCGTTCAAAGGGACGACACGCGCGCGGCCGCGTTCCGCCGCGAGCCGTCCGCCTGATCACGCGTGTCGTCCCTCCAGGCACGGGAAAACGTCGTTCGCGCCGAGCCACGGTCACGCCGCGCGCGACTCGCTGTCCGGGCGGGGCAGCTCCGTCACGGTCGCCCCCGGCGCGGGACGACGCCGGCCTGCCCGCAGCACCCTGCGCACGATGCCCGGTTTCATCAGCGCGGCCGGCGGGTCGACCAGTCCGGCCACCCGCATGAACGCCGCCGTGATCCCCGGATCGATCGTCGCCGCGTACTGGACCTTCGCCATGTACGCGTTGCCCATCTTGACCTTGAGCGTCCGCTTTCCCTCCACGCCGGGGAAGTCCAGGTCACCGCTGGTCGAAATGTCCCACGGGTCGTTGACGACCTTGCCGATCTCGCGCAGGAACCGCCGCGAGTCCGGTTCGGAACGACGACGGAGATGCTCGCGCAGCGCGATCGCCTCCATCGACGCGACCGTCATGCCCTGGCCGTACACCGGGTTGAAACTGCAGAACGCGTCACCGAGCACGAACAGCCGCTCCGGGAACCGCTTGAGCCGTTCGTAGCGCCGCCGCAGGCTCGCCGGGAACTTGAACGTCACCGGCTCGATCAACGGCTGCGCGTCCTTCACCGCTTCGTAGATCTCCTTGGCAGGCAGCGACTTCACGTAGTCGAGATAGCCGCGGGCGTCGGTCGGCGGATGGTCGCCGAGGAGGCCGGTCAGCGAAAGGATGCACTCGTCTTCGTTGACCTGGCCGAAGAACGCGCCCCGTGGATGCGCGGGCGAGGCGACCGGGTTGATCGACTGCCAGCCGCCGAACATCTCCGGCCGCTTGCGGAACATGCGAGTCGTGTACGCCAGCCCGACCTTCACGCGCTCCTCGGCTGGCCGTTCGAAGCCCAGTTCCTCCAGCCAGACCGGCGTGCGCGTACCTCGTCCGGAGGCATCGACGACCAGGTCCGCGCCGAGGCGTTCCTCCGGTGAGCCGTCCCGCGCCTGCACGCGGACCCCGATGATCCGCTTGCCCTCACGCGTGGCGAGCAGGCCGTGGACGTCGGTGCGCTCGCGGTAGGTGACGTTCGGCAGTGCCGCCGTACGCAGCCGCAGGTGGTGCTCCAGCACCGGGCGCAACGCCGTGATCGACGGCAGCCCGCTGTCGGCGGGCATGACCTGCTTCCCGTCGAAGTACCACTTCATCCGCGCGAGATCGCCGACCGGGACACCCGAGTCCCGCAGGTCGCCGAGCAGGTTCGGGAAGAGTTCCTCGAGGATGAAGTAGCCGCGTGCGTGCAGGCCGTGCGCGTGCCAGGTGTGCGGGGTCCCGCGCCGCGGCTTGTCCACCCCGAGCACCTCGTCGCGGTCCACGACCACGACCTCGCGGTAGAACTCGGAAAGCACTCTCGCCGCCAGGGTGCCGGCGACACTGCCGCCGATCACCACCGCGCGTTTGCCGACGGGTTCGTTCATGACCATGGCTCCTTGGTGCTCAGGCCGCGAGGTCGCCGGACGCGGGCGGAGCCTGGCCGATCGTGGCGGTGGGGACAGTGGAATCGACCGGGCCTGCCGTCTTGACGCGCCGCGCGGTGCGCAGCACGCCGACCACCAGGCTCGGGCGCATCAGCGCGGTCGGCGGGTCGACCAGGCCCGCGGCCCGGAAGAACGCCTCGGTGAACCGGCCGTCGAGAGTCGCCGCGGAGTGCAGCTTCGCCATGTACGCGTTGCCCATCTTGACCTTCAGCGGACGCGGGCCCTCGACACCGGGGAACGCGAGGTCCCCGCCCGCCGAGATGTCCCACGGCACGTCGATGATCGGGCTGATCTCCTTGAAGAACCGCAGCGGCCGCACGCCACCGGCGTCGAGATGCGTGGCGAGGTGGGCGGCCTCCATGGCCGCGACCGTCATGCCCTGGCCGTACACGGGGTTGAACGCGCAGACGCCGTCCCCGATCACCAGCATGCCTTCGGGGAAGCGGCGCAGCTTGTCGAACCGGCGGCGGACGCTGGCGGGCACCTTGAAGCTGGTGATCTCGCTGATCGGCTTCGCGGTGCGCACGGCCCGGTGGATCTCGGGTGCGTCGAGTGTCTTGGCGAACTCGAGGAAGCCCTCGGCGTCGCGCGGCGGGTGGTCGCCGAGCAGGCCGGTCTGCGACAGCAGGGCGACGTTCCCCGGCAGGTTCACGAAGAACGCGCCGCGCGGGTTCGCGGGCGAGGCGACCGGGTTGATCGCGAGGTCGTCGCCGAACGGGTCGGTGTCCAGCTCGAACAGCCGCGAGGTGTAGGCGAGGTCGATCTTGATCTTCTCCTCGGCGGGCCGCTCGTAGCCGAGTTCCTCCAGCCACACCGACGAACGGCTGCCACGGCCGGTGGCGTCCACGAGCAGGTCGGCGAGGATCGTCTCCGGTTCGGCGTCGTCGCCGGTCACCCGTACGCCGACGACCCGCGAGTGGTCGCCG encodes the following:
- a CDS encoding enediyne antibiotic chromoprotein, with the protein product MSAKLVAKFAGSAIAALGLLAVVAPGASAAAAVTVTPSSGLSDGAVVQVVGTGLTPGGTYRVGECAQDATGQFPCSPSQQSLVADAAGKISASVTVQKNFTGVLPDGSSYGAVDCKAITCVVGLGDAAGNGGGVIISFS
- a CDS encoding cytochrome P450; translated protein: MTSATSATSSSSDFLFGGAPERHAAYTALRETGPVRRIMLSSGTSGWLVSGYAEVRQALAHPGLSGRTGVVGDRRGLSEDVRLGMNTHMLNLDPPDHTRLRKLVSAAFTVRRIAQLRPRIEAITAELLDAVADLDEVDLIKALALPLPIRVLTEMLGVPEDEAGAFHGWTEILTASALPVDELDAAAAEMLRYVRKLLAAKRENPGTDLLSALVTVHDGEDRLTEHELTSMVFLLLIAGHETTVHLIGNATLALLENPAQLAALRADPDGMPAAVEEFLRYESPVHAAMRYSTEEVELGGVTIPAGSLVIVSLLAANRDPARFPGADTLELGRADNPQLAFGHGIHHCLGAPMARLEGGIALAALLTRFPDLREAVPAESLRWRVSMVMHGLEALPVRLR
- a CDS encoding glycosyltransferase family 39 protein — translated: MSQDLGTPVTSTPPRGAAPPARTPKKKTKTGLSASAARRVAVLSALVAGVAYGWGIGGNAAHYAYAAAVRGMSQNWHNFLYGAYDPAGFMSVDKAPGALWLQALSVRVFGYETWALLLPGVIAGGVSVYVLFVLVRRWAGHAPAALAAVLLAATPITVAATRVNLPDSTLILTLLVATYAFWRALEKASPRWLLLTAVLVGVGFHIKLAMALAILPVLGIVYLVAAPVSAGRRVLHLLGAGAVTAAVSSIWMLIVSFTPAGSRPYMDGSTSNSVWQMVWAYNLFDRADAAKAGNSAELPVLPDGKVTPVDQGGDTGVFRLFNDLIGGQISWLLPLALLLLVVGLVATGRAPRTDKQRAGWLLWGGWLVLFAGALSFSQSIHPYYTSLLAPAIAAIGGVGLHLAWTTRRHPWVLPVGLLATGAWAFVLMSRSSDYVPWLRPVVVAATVLAAVLVLLRRTGKFAVVTGAVAGVALLAGPVAWAAPAFHPPTDPRTAMFQNFNPLAGPDPNALSTGIDLTKLMAGGPKPGAAGGQAMPLPPPIMFQMMPSDADRKLLGFLRANDRGERFDLATFGGTGASPYIRAGLSVMPMGGFVGTMPMPTAAGLAEAVRSGQVRFVLFGGFAYDSPTALARKDWVVRNCTRVPPPAYTANPWMGFTSALFDCKPGA
- a CDS encoding glycosyltransferase, coding for MTAELTAAPRPATGGRRTATVEIVIPVLDEERALHGCITTLSAFLGDGFPFPWSITIADNGSTDRTWEIATELAERNPRISARRVPVRGRGAAIKATWGASTADIVAYMDVDLSTGLEGLLPLIAPLVSGHCEITIGTRLGRGSRIRRSLKREIVSRTYNAITRHVFGLRSTDTSAGFKAARRDAVVGLLEAVEDDHWFFDTELLMLAEHNGLRVHEVPLDWVEDVDSRVKVTQTAMGNLKGLVRVGRAIAAGKGRVNVPEIPQLRATHPDAVLAEPRAATLAKFLGFAVIGVISTVLYTLLYLPLRVPLTPAGANLVALVLVGVANTEANRRWTFNRGGGHRLGLHARAAILFATTYLLTTMAVTGLHLIAPGSGPIVELLVLIVAYGLMTLLRFVALDRWVFARHRKERR
- a CDS encoding class I SAM-dependent methyltransferase yields the protein MKTADVTRITEMEDRHWWFREKRHLLADELNRLGPPGRALDIGAAGGGNTRVLRSRGWDVVATDYDENAVEIARSRGLDAIHADARDLPLPSSSFDLVVAFEILEHIQEDDQAAAELFRVLRPGGSALISVPSGMDLWSAHDVAVHHVRRYDRASLRKVVEDAGFVVDELWSWNVLLRPVVALRRRSARGNELNEHTPWLVNHALTAIVTAERYLPTRSRRGVSLILKAHKP
- a CDS encoding NAD-dependent epimerase/dehydratase family protein; the protein is MKVGVTGGTGFIGQYVCEELAARGHTPVVFDHRGEGDGGPWEVMLGDIRDATALTELAAHCDGIIHLAAVLGTQETITNPRPAVETNVMGGLNFLEAVAQYDLPGVYICVGNHWMNNSYSISKTTVERFVRMFNADRGTRVNCVRAVNAYGPRQKAAPPFAAGKVRKITPALVCRALSGIPVELYGGGRQISDMVWVGDVARTLVSSLEVAAEGRVLEHTVEIGPADSVTIREVAELVIELCEQRGYPRVGITDLPMRPGETPNTPVTADVSTLLSVGIEPDSLVTLEEGMTKTVDWYLEHRGTAWDVPPAGLRAA
- a CDS encoding alpha/beta hydrolase — protein: MSRFKKVMIALAAVAAVILLGGAAAGSSANTSWRHSDAALARSLQGGFTSSHADVNGVRLHYVAGGSGSPVVLLPGWPQTWWAFHKVMPALAANHRVIAVDLRGMGGSSKPQAGYDKETMAADIHALLAELGYAKADLVGHDIGAMVAHSYGIKYPQAVGKLALMDVVAPDKSLYQLPLLPSGPGQFSPWWWTFNQLQGLPEQLVSGRSRYLVDAMIDQLSVAPSAVSDFDRNVYARAYHTREAVRAGNGWYRTLAQDIAAGSSYGKLTMPVLGLAGEFNHQYFTQVLPAKAADPRVVKIAGAGHYLSEEQPAQVVGALKNFLG
- a CDS encoding FAD-dependent monooxygenase; the encoded protein is MNEPVGKRAVVIGGSVAGTLAARVLSEFYREVVVVDRDEVLGVDKPRRGTPHTWHAHGLHARGYFILEELFPNLLGDLRDSGVPVGDLARMKWYFDGKQVMPADSGLPSITALRPVLEHHLRLRTAALPNVTYRERTDVHGLLATREGKRIIGVRVQARDGSPEERLGADLVVDASGRGTRTPVWLEELGFERPAEERVKVGLAYTTRMFRKRPEMFGGWQSINPVASPAHPRGAFFGQVNEDECILSLTGLLGDHPPTDARGYLDYVKSLPAKEIYEAVKDAQPLIEPVTFKFPASLRRRYERLKRFPERLFVLGDAFCSFNPVYGQGMTVASMEAIALREHLRRRSEPDSRRFLREIGKVVNDPWDISTSGDLDFPGVEGKRTLKVKMGNAYMAKVQYAATIDPGITAAFMRVAGLVDPPAALMKPGIVRRVLRAGRRRPAPGATVTELPRPDSESRAA
- a CDS encoding FAD-dependent monooxygenase gives rise to the protein MGEYLGERAVVLGGGMAGLLTARVLSERYRSVVIVERDTIVGVAGTRRGVPQAHHAHALLARGQQILEDLFPGLQAELTDNGVPSGDLSGSLRWYFNGKRLRQKNSGLLSVSATRPELEEHVRARVVALPNVEVRERTVIQSLVATGDHSRVVGVRVTGDDAEPETILADLLVDATGRGSRSSVWLEELGYERPAEEKIKIDLAYTSRLFELDTDPFGDDLAINPVASPANPRGAFFVNLPGNVALLSQTGLLGDHPPRDAEGFLEFAKTLDAPEIHRAVRTAKPISEITSFKVPASVRRRFDKLRRFPEGMLVIGDGVCAFNPVYGQGMTVAAMEAAHLATHLDAGGVRPLRFFKEISPIIDVPWDISAGGDLAFPGVEGPRPLKVKMGNAYMAKLHSAATLDGRFTEAFFRAAGLVDPPTALMRPSLVVGVLRTARRVKTAGPVDSTVPTATIGQAPPASGDLAA